The genomic window TTGGTATGACAGATACGGGCCATAATGCAGCCTTCAGCGATCATGGCAATGGAACCGAAACCGTATTCTTCTGCCCCCATTAAAGCAGCCATCATTACGTCCCAACCCGTTTTTAAGCCACCATCAGCCCGTAAAATAACGCGATCTCGCAGTTTATTCTCCATTAACATCCGATGCACTTCTGTTACCCCCAGTTCCCAGGGACAACCTGCGTGTTTAATAGAACTCAAGGGGGATGCACCGGTACCACCGTCATGACCGGATATTTGGATAATATCGGCGTTAGCTTTAGCCACACCCGCTGCGATAGTTCCAATGCCAATCTCTGCTACTAATTTAACCGATACCTTGGCAGACGGGTTAATTTGATGTAAGTCAAAGATTAACTGGGCTAAGTCTTCAATGGAATAGATGTCATGGTGAGGGGGAGGAGAAATGAGGGTCACACCGGGTTTAGAACGGCGTAACATGGCAATATAGGGACTGACTTTCTTGCCGGGTAACTGTCCTCCTTCTCCTGGTTTTGCCCCTTGGGCCATTTTAATTTCTATTTGTTGACCATTCATCAGGTATTCAGGGGTGACTCCAAACCGTCCGGAAGCCACTTGTTTAATGGCAGAACTGGCGGTGTCGCCGTTCCGTAAGCCATTAAGATGGGGAAATGTGGCAGAGTTACCGCTTTCATCCACATCAGAAAGGGTTATAAACCGGGTGGGATCTTCCCCTCCTTCTCCAGAGTTGGACTTACCCCCTAAACGGTTCATGGCGATCGCTAAGGTTTCGTGGGCCTCTCTTGATAAAGCCCCTAGAGACATTCCACCGGTACAAAAGCGTTTAACGATCGCCTCGACGGGTTCCACTTCTTCAACGGGAATAGAGGGTTGATCTCCCTTAAACTCTAATAAGTCTCGCAGGGCAGTAATCGGCCGTTCTTCGAGGTATTTTTGATAGAGTTCATAATGATCATAAGCCTCTGCATTTGCTCCATTTTCCCCGATTTTATAGGCTTTAACCGCTTTATGTAGAGATTTAGCCATTTCTGGGGAGTTCATGTGGTATTCTCCCCCTGGACGGTAGTTAATAAAGCCGAAGTTTTTCAGTTTCTTATCGGTTAAACTGGGGAAGGCACGACTATGAACCGCAATAATTTCTTGAGCGAGTTCTGCGATATTTAACCCCCCCACTCGGCTAGTGGTTCCTTTAAAGGCCATGTCAACCAACTCCATACCGAGGCCGATGGCTTCAAAGATTTGGGCCCCGTGATAGGATGCTAAGAGGGATATTCCCATTTTAGAGAGAATTTTTAATAACCCGGCTTCCACTGCATGACGATAGTTTCCTAATGCGTCTTCGAGGGTAATGGTTTCGAGTTTCCCATTGGCCATTAATTTCTGAGTTTTGGGGTCACTCCACCATTGACGAATGGTTTCTAGGGTGAGATAAGGACAGACCGCAGAAGCCCCATAACCCACTAAACAAGCGAAATGATGGGTACTCCAACACTGTGCCGTATCTACCACTAAAGAGGTTTCTAGACGTAACCCTTGTGTAATTAAATGATGATGTACGGTTCCCACTGCCAAGAGGGGAGGAATATAACTGTTTGTCTCGTTAATACTGCCAACCCCTGAGAAGCGATCGCTCAAAATAAGAATTTTTGCTCCTTTTTCTACAGCTTGGGTGGCTTGATTACACAGTCTCTCTAAGGCTGCTTTTAACCCGTCTGGACCTGTTTTAATATCAAATAGTGTGGATAACTCTGTGGTATTAAAATCAGAGGTTTTGATCTGTTCTAGTTCTGTTTCGTTGAGAACTGGACTTTCTACTTTCAGCAGTTTAGCGTCTTCTGGTTGGGGATCGAGTAAGTTACCTTTTGATCCGAGTAACATCTCCAACGACATGACCAAACTTTCCCGTAAAGGATCAATGGGAGGGTTGGTAACTTGGGCAAACCTTTGTTTAAAGTAATCGTAGAGTAGGTGAGGTTTATCGGATAATACCGCTAAAGGAATATCATCCCCCATACAGAAAGTGGGTTCTTTTCCTTGGGTGGCCATGGGAACCACGATCATTTCTACATCTTCTGCGGTGTAACCGAAAGCGGTTTGTTGTTGTAGGAGTTGGCCTGACTCTGTTAATAAAATCTGATCAGCAAATGCTTGAGGGGTAATGTTTTGACGATGGTGTTGCAACCATTCTCCGTAAGGATGGGTTTGGGCAATCCGTTGTTTAATATCCCAATTTTTTAGCACTTCTTGGGTGGTTAAATCAACTGCAATGGTTTGTCCCGGCCCAAGTCTACCTTTTTCAACAATATCTGCTTCTGGTAAATCTACCACACCAGCTTCTGAACCCACGACCACATAATCATCTTTGGTAATACAATATCTGGCTGGCCGTAACCCGTTGCGATCCAAACAGGCCCCCACCATCTTACCATCGCTAAAAGCGAGTAACGCAGGACCATCCCAAGGTTCTTGGAAGCCACTATAATAGTCATAAAAATCGGTAATTTCGGGATAATCTTTGAGATCCCGCTGATTTTTGTAAGCTTCAGGCACTAAGATCATGGCCGCTTCCAAGGGACTGCGACCGGTTCTTACTAATAATTCTAGGGTACTGTCTAAGTTATAGGAGTCACTGTTTGCTGTGTTAACAATGGGGGTTAAGGCTTCAAGTTCTTCTGCTTTCCAGCCGGGTACGGTTAATTTAACTTCCCTGGTGGCCATGGAGTTAATATTACCGATGAGGGTGTTAATTTCTCCATTATGACCCAATAACCGCATGGGTTGAGCTAAGGGCCATTTTGGCATAGTGTTGGTACTAAAACGGCGATGATACACCGCAAAGCGACTAATATAGTTGGGATCGTTTAAATCTTGATAAAATTCTCCTAAGACGGCACTGCGTACCATTCCTTTATACACAAGGGTACGACAACTAAACGAACAAATATAAAAATCATCTGCTAACCGTTTCCCGATCTGCGATCGCACGATATATAAGACCCGATCCAGATCATCCCCGGATAACCCTTCACCAGATGTAACCATTATTTGTTCAATATGGGGTTGATTTTCTTTGGCTTGAACCCCCAACACATCAGGGTTAACTGGAACTTCACGCCATCCTAAAACCGTTAAGTTGGCCCTTTTGACTACCGTTTCAACGTGCGATCGCTCTTCCTGTCGCTTGCTGCTATCTTGAGGTAAGAATACCATACCTACCCCTAACTGTTCTACGGGAGGCATGGTTAAGCCGTTTGCTTCAAACCAGTCCCCTAACAACTCACGGGGAATCGCTGTCATGATCCCTGATCCATCTCCTGAGTCATTATCGGCACTACAACCGCCCCGATGCTCCATACAGCTTAACGCAGTCAGGGTTTGTTGGATCAGTTTATGGCTGCCATTTCCTTTCACATCTGCGATAAATCCTACCCCACAAGCGTCTCTTTCTTCTACCAGGGAGGGTATTCCCATGTAAGTTGCGTTGGGTTGGTTATGGGTATTTTGGGTCATATTCATTATGGTACGCTCATCCATACAAGTCAAAATTTAAGGGTTACGGAGTTGCTTAAGAGAGGGTTAGTCATTGTGCAACTAAACCATAGCTTAAGGAATGGTTAAGGTATCGATTCGGTCAGAAGGTGTTTGTTTAACCTATGTCTATGGGGGACAAGTATTGAACTGTTGCTGAATCAACGGGCCTCTACTTCATATCCTATCGAACCTGAGAGTATTTGATCTAGGGTGTTTATTAAGACAATTTATACTACGGATTTCTGATTTTAACGGATTTTTCGGGATGTTCTTACATTTGCCCGATTTTTTTTAAGATTCGTTTAAGGTTTTCATCAATTATAACTTAGGAGTTTCTACACCTTAACGTTTGCTCCAAACTTTCAAGAAAAGAGCAGGAAGCAAACATCTTACTAACTTAATGCAGAAAATGACGCATTTTTGTTAATACCATCACTAACCCTAACTCATTGGCTGCAGCAATAGAATCCTTATCTCTAAGAGATCCTCCCGGTTGCACGATCGCACTTATGCCAGCAGCCGCAGCAGTGCGTACCGAGTCGTCAAAGGGGAAGAACCCATCACTGGCAAGGTATCCCCCCTTAGTTGCCTCTCCCGCTTCTTCTAGGGCAATTTTCACCGCACCCACGCGATTCATTTGCCCAGCACCGATCCCTAAAGTGGTGCGGTTTTTCGTCACTACAATAGCATTGGATTTAACGTGCTTAGCTACTTTCCACGCAAACAATAATTCGGCCAGTTGTTCGGGGGTGGGTTGTTTTTCTGTAACAATTTCCCAGTTATCAGGCACATCTACGAGATCATCGGAGTCTTGCACCAATAACCCTCCAGCGATCGCTTTAACGGTTTGTTTGGGTCCTTGGGTTAAATCCGGTAATAAAAGAACTCGGACTTTAGCTTTTTTACTAATAATTTCTTTTGCTTCTTCGGTGCAATCAGGAGCAACAACGCATTCTAGGAAGGTTTTAGTTAATTTTTCGGCGGTTTCTCCGTCTAGGGGTTGGTTTAACGCTACAATTCCCCCAAAAGCAGAAATAGAGTCAGCGTTAAAGGCTTGTTCGTAGGCATCAGCTAAACTATTAGCGACGGCTACCCCACAGGGGTTTGTATGTTTAAGAACGGCTGCTGCTGGTTCTTTGGGGTCAAATTCAGCAATAATCCGTCTGGCTGCTTCTAAATCCACTAAATTATTGTAACTGAGTTCTTTCCCTTGCAGTTGCGTCGCTGCTGCCCATCCTGTGGCTTGGATTCCCCGTTGGTACCATGTGGCACTTTGATGGGGGTTTTCTCCATATCGGAGGGGTTGAAAGGCGGTTCCTGAAATGGTGTAACGACTCGGTAACGTAGTTGTTTTTTCAGTGGCAAGATTGGCAAAATAATCGGTAATGGCTCCATCATAGGCGTTGGTTAAGGCGAAGGTTTCCCCGGCCATTTTTTGCCGAAAACTTAAGGAGGTTTCTCCGTTATTATCTTTTAATTCTTGTAGGTAATGATCGTAATCTTTCGGATTAGATAAAACGGTTACATGAGCGAAATTTTTAGCTGAAGCACGCAATAAAGTTGGCCCACCAATATCTATTTTTTCAATGGCTTCGGCTACGGTCACATCGGGTTTAGCAATAGTTTCTTCAAAGGGATAAAGATTAACTACCACTAAATCAATGGGACGAATATTATTACTGTTCATATCCTCCACATCTTGGGGGATATCTCTACGGGATAAAATACCGCCATGAACGCGAGGATGCAGGGTTTTTACTCTTCCTCCTAGAATTTCAGGAGAACCCGTATAATCACTAACTTTAGTTACCTTGAGTCCGGCCTCTTGTAGCGTTTTGGCCGTTCCTCCACTACTGATTAATTCAAAACCAAATTCATTGACTAATTGACGGGCTAATTCAATAATTCCTGTTTTATCCGATACACTCAGTAGGGCTAACCGTGCCATTGGGCAATTATCTCTCAAGTAAACATCCAGTTAGTCTCATTATCCTATGACTCAGCCTATCCTAAGCTAAAACAAATGTTAATATTAGGGGTGTAGTTGCTCTATCCCTACACCCCATCGAATTAATTAATCGTTCGTCCACTCTTGGGTTGGAATTAAATCAGCAATAGAATCTCTCAGTAAGAAATCATTTCTTTCTAACTCGGTTTCGATGCAACACCATTCCCCTGAAGGAAGATATTGACACAAAGTATAAATTCTTTGTTGTTTATCCACCTTCCCTTGTTCTACGAGATGGCGTGCTTCTTCTTTAATGTCCTCTATGGTGTATCTTGTCATTAACATAATTCAGTCCCTCCTTGCGCGTTAACTCTAATTGTGTTTAAATTTTGGTTAAATAAACTTGTAAAAAGAAAATAAATAAGTAGACAGCATACGAAATTGACCAGTTCAGATTACTGGCTTCATCTGACTGCGGTAAGTATTTGCCCCTATTCATATTGTAGCTATTGTAACATTCTAGTAGGGGTAAAAATATTAAGAGTTAATTAAAGTTAAATTAACCTGACAAAAGTTAAGGTCTAAAATAAGTGTCATTGATAATTATCATTAACAATCATTATCATTATCGATGATTTTTTGGGAGTCACTAAAATGGGTTCTTTGGGTGAAGATGCGCTGGAGTATCATCGTTCGGGTCGTCCTGGTAAACTGGAGGTAAATGGGACAAAACCATTTATTACCCAGAGGGATCTTTCTTTAGCCTATACCCCTGGTGTAGCCGAACCCTGTCGTCACATTCATCAAGATTCTGAACAGGTTTATGATTATACAACGAAAGGAAACTTAGTGGCAGTCGCTACTAATGGGACAGCGGTTTTAGGGTTAGGCAATATTGGACCGTTAGCTGGAAAACCAGTAATGGAAGGGAAAGCAATTTTATTTAAACGGTTTGCAGATATTGATGTTTTTGACCTAGAAATTGATGCTTATGATCCCGACCAATTTATTGCAACTGTTAAAAGTTTAGAACCTACGTTTGGGGGAATTAATTTAGAAGATATTAAAGCACCGGATAGTTTTTATATCGAAGAAACCCTCAAAAAAACGATGAAAATCCCTGTTTTCCATGACGATCAACATGGGACTGCTATTATTACATCTGCTGCTTTATTAAATGCCTTAAAAGTTGCCAAAAAATCCATTGAAACGGTTAAAGTCGTTTATTGTGGTGCCGGGGCTGCGGCCATTGCTTGTGCGAAACTTCATCTAACGCTAGGAGTACGCCCTGAGCATTTAATTATGTGTGATAGAAAAGGGGTTATTTATGAGGGAAGAAAAGAAGATATGAACCCTTATAAAGCCCTATTTGCTTCTACCACCAAAGCCA from Crocosphaera subtropica ATCC 51142 includes these protein-coding regions:
- the gltB gene encoding glutamate synthase large subunit, producing MNMTQNTHNQPNATYMGIPSLVEERDACGVGFIADVKGNGSHKLIQQTLTALSCMEHRGGCSADNDSGDGSGIMTAIPRELLGDWFEANGLTMPPVEQLGVGMVFLPQDSSKRQEERSHVETVVKRANLTVLGWREVPVNPDVLGVQAKENQPHIEQIMVTSGEGLSGDDLDRVLYIVRSQIGKRLADDFYICSFSCRTLVYKGMVRSAVLGEFYQDLNDPNYISRFAVYHRRFSTNTMPKWPLAQPMRLLGHNGEINTLIGNINSMATREVKLTVPGWKAEELEALTPIVNTANSDSYNLDSTLELLVRTGRSPLEAAMILVPEAYKNQRDLKDYPEITDFYDYYSGFQEPWDGPALLAFSDGKMVGACLDRNGLRPARYCITKDDYVVVGSEAGVVDLPEADIVEKGRLGPGQTIAVDLTTQEVLKNWDIKQRIAQTHPYGEWLQHHRQNITPQAFADQILLTESGQLLQQQTAFGYTAEDVEMIVVPMATQGKEPTFCMGDDIPLAVLSDKPHLLYDYFKQRFAQVTNPPIDPLRESLVMSLEMLLGSKGNLLDPQPEDAKLLKVESPVLNETELEQIKTSDFNTTELSTLFDIKTGPDGLKAALERLCNQATQAVEKGAKILILSDRFSGVGSINETNSYIPPLLAVGTVHHHLITQGLRLETSLVVDTAQCWSTHHFACLVGYGASAVCPYLTLETIRQWWSDPKTQKLMANGKLETITLEDALGNYRHAVEAGLLKILSKMGISLLASYHGAQIFEAIGLGMELVDMAFKGTTSRVGGLNIAELAQEIIAVHSRAFPSLTDKKLKNFGFINYRPGGEYHMNSPEMAKSLHKAVKAYKIGENGANAEAYDHYELYQKYLEERPITALRDLLEFKGDQPSIPVEEVEPVEAIVKRFCTGGMSLGALSREAHETLAIAMNRLGGKSNSGEGGEDPTRFITLSDVDESGNSATFPHLNGLRNGDTASSAIKQVASGRFGVTPEYLMNGQQIEIKMAQGAKPGEGGQLPGKKVSPYIAMLRRSKPGVTLISPPPHHDIYSIEDLAQLIFDLHQINPSAKVSVKLVAEIGIGTIAAGVAKANADIIQISGHDGGTGASPLSSIKHAGCPWELGVTEVHRMLMENKLRDRVILRADGGLKTGWDVMMAALMGAEEYGFGSIAMIAEGCIMARICHTNNCPVGVATQQEKLRKRFTGVPENVVNFFYFIAEEVRSILAKLGYRSLDEVIGRSDLLKMRKNANLTKTQSINLDCLLNLPDVKSDRSWLNHEDVHSNGPVLDDELLADAAVSSAINTHGRVSKNVKIVNTDRTVGARISGTLAKKYGNTGFSGELKFNFTGAAGQSFAAFNLPGMIMYLEGEANDYVCKGMHGGEVVIVPPKDATYKAADNVIVGNTCLYGSTGGVLYANGRAGERFGVRNSMGKAVIEGAGDHCCEYMTGGVIVVLGSVGRNVGAGMTGGLAYFLDEDNNFPEKVNPEIVEIQRICTEAGEAQLKGLIEAHFERTGSKKAEHILNNWGEYVGQFWQVVPPSEANSPETNPNPVMVEEKTLTPAK
- the purH gene encoding bifunctional phosphoribosylaminoimidazolecarboxamide formyltransferase/IMP cyclohydrolase; its protein translation is MARLALLSVSDKTGIIELARQLVNEFGFELISSGGTAKTLQEAGLKVTKVSDYTGSPEILGGRVKTLHPRVHGGILSRRDIPQDVEDMNSNNIRPIDLVVVNLYPFEETIAKPDVTVAEAIEKIDIGGPTLLRASAKNFAHVTVLSNPKDYDHYLQELKDNNGETSLSFRQKMAGETFALTNAYDGAITDYFANLATEKTTTLPSRYTISGTAFQPLRYGENPHQSATWYQRGIQATGWAAATQLQGKELSYNNLVDLEAARRIIAEFDPKEPAAAVLKHTNPCGVAVANSLADAYEQAFNADSISAFGGIVALNQPLDGETAEKLTKTFLECVVAPDCTEEAKEIISKKAKVRVLLLPDLTQGPKQTVKAIAGGLLVQDSDDLVDVPDNWEIVTEKQPTPEQLAELLFAWKVAKHVKSNAIVVTKNRTTLGIGAGQMNRVGAVKIALEEAGEATKGGYLASDGFFPFDDSVRTAAAAGISAIVQPGGSLRDKDSIAAANELGLVMVLTKMRHFLH
- a CDS encoding DUF4327 family protein, with the translated sequence MLMTRYTIEDIKEEARHLVEQGKVDKQQRIYTLCQYLPSGEWCCIETELERNDFLLRDSIADLIPTQEWTND